The Synergistaceae bacterium DNA window ACTACCATATTTCTTTGCCCGCCGGAACGCCCCAATCAATGTCCACAGGTTGATATTCCTCATTATATCCTTCAAAAAGCGTAATTATATTTTTCCTGTTGCCGGTTTTTATTTTATTAATAGCAATTTGCCCATTCTCCGCTGTAATAACAACAGCCTCTCCGCCAATCATGCCAGCCTCGCCCAGGATGGACAGAGGCAATCTGATACCATGGCTGTTTCCCCATTTCTGAATTGTAGCAAGCATATTTATCACCTCTCATGTATATACAAGTATATACTATATATAGTGATTGTCAATTGATGTCCGGAGCGGGAGGGTCTGGTCAGGGAACTAAGGGGTCAGACCTACACAATTGACAGAATGGGATATATTTGTGTCATCGGTACGGCGGGGCTGAGCCGAAGGCCGTTGATCCGGCAAAGAAACCGGCAGGGCCCATGACTTGACTTGTACGGTTATATGCCGTACACTTTTAGGTGCATAAGACTTATAATTCGACAGTATCGGGGGGAAATGAGCCATGGATACATCTGTAAAAAACAGAATGAGCAAAAAGGAGCGGATCGAGGCAAGGATACCTGCGGATATGAAGGACCTTATCCTGGCGGCTGCAAAGATGGAGAACCTCAGCTTGAGTGATTTTGTCATCTCTTCCGCCTTGTCTGCAGCAAGAGGCGTGCTAAGGGCCAATGCGATCCTTGAACTCAGCACGAGGGATCAGGTGCTCTTCGCCGAAACCCTGATAAACCCTCCGATGCCAAAAGATGCTCTGACGGAGGCAGCCGGGCGCTTTGTCGGGAGGGAAAACAGCTAGGTGAAGAATGCACGGGATAGCCTGGAAT harbors:
- a CDS encoding DUF1778 domain-containing protein, whose amino-acid sequence is MDTSVKNRMSKKERIEARIPADMKDLILAAAKMENLSLSDFVISSALSAARGVLRANAILELSTRDQVLFAETLINPPMPKDALTEAAGRFVGRENS
- a CDS encoding AbrB/MazE/SpoVT family DNA-binding domain-containing protein, which encodes MLATIQKWGNSHGIRLPLSILGEAGMIGGEAVVITAENGQIAINKIKTGNRKNIITLFEGYNEEYQPVDIDWGVPAGKEIW